Proteins from a single region of Paenibacillus sp. BIHB 4019:
- a CDS encoding FG-GAP-like repeat-containing protein: protein MSGTESVYTLGSIDIREAGPRCKMLIGDLDGDGRMELLLVQPDNRQDVRYIPHQVQCLTAYDLQGKLLWQHGRPDPDAGKQGSDYPVQIYDLDGDGRLEVLCIMEDRFLLLDGATGTVKESYDLPDPHAHDCIIIANLSGGEHASDIILKDRYHKLWALNRHFELLWTHEGNPGHYPWVYDLDGDGKDEVMAGYDLLDAAGKLRWSCADLDDHADCIWVGDVNGDGEPELVIGGSVTVMYSRSGEELWRYEGSIESQHIALGRFRSDSPGLQVAGLDRLVREDDGKGLKGKDALFLLDATGQELWKEERSTAGWLTIIETVSGWREQAPDYILGYRRGGGVFPALYDGYGEVVAEFPMEGYAVHADLLGSGTEQVVIYNDELATIYASKPKELERTAGQGGALAQPKRLYSSTLYPGGEVPFEA from the coding sequence ATGTCAGGAACGGAATCGGTATATACGCTCGGAAGCATCGATATTAGGGAGGCAGGGCCGCGCTGCAAAATGCTGATCGGCGATTTGGATGGTGATGGCCGCATGGAGCTGCTGCTCGTACAGCCGGACAATCGGCAGGATGTTCGCTATATTCCCCATCAGGTACAGTGCCTGACCGCCTATGATTTGCAGGGCAAGCTGCTGTGGCAGCATGGCAGGCCAGATCCAGACGCAGGCAAACAAGGCTCGGATTATCCCGTGCAAATTTATGATTTGGATGGGGATGGCAGGCTGGAGGTGCTATGCATTATGGAGGACCGTTTTTTGCTGCTCGATGGCGCGACCGGGACGGTTAAGGAAAGCTATGACCTGCCGGATCCGCATGCCCATGACTGCATCATTATTGCGAACTTATCAGGCGGCGAGCACGCCTCCGACATTATTTTGAAAGACCGCTACCATAAGCTGTGGGCGCTTAATCGGCATTTCGAGCTGTTGTGGACGCATGAAGGCAATCCGGGGCATTATCCATGGGTGTACGATTTGGATGGCGACGGCAAGGATGAAGTAATGGCGGGCTATGATTTGCTGGATGCGGCGGGCAAGCTCCGCTGGAGCTGCGCGGATCTGGATGACCATGCCGACTGTATATGGGTCGGCGATGTGAATGGCGACGGAGAGCCGGAGCTCGTCATTGGCGGCAGCGTTACGGTCATGTACAGCCGCAGCGGCGAGGAGTTATGGCGTTATGAAGGCTCCATTGAATCGCAGCACATCGCACTAGGACGTTTTCGCAGCGACTCGCCTGGTCTGCAAGTGGCCGGGCTCGACCGGCTCGTTCGCGAGGATGATGGCAAAGGCCTGAAAGGGAAAGACGCGCTGTTCTTGCTTGATGCCACAGGACAAGAGCTGTGGAAGGAGGAACGCAGTACGGCTGGCTGGCTGACGATCATTGAGACGGTGAGCGGCTGGCGCGAGCAGGCGCCTGACTATATTCTTGGCTACCGCCGTGGGGGCGGCGTATTTCCTGCCCTGTATGACGGTTATGGAGAAGTCGTTGCAGAGTTTCCTATGGAAGGCTACGCGGTACATGCGGATTTGCTAGGAAGCGGGACGGAGCAGGTAGTTATTTATAATGATGAGCTGGCGACGATCTATGCGAGCAAGCCGAAGGAGCTTGAGCGGACGGCGGGGCAGGGCGGAGCGCTTGCACAGCCTAAGCGGCTGTACAGCTCGACGCTGTATCCCGGCGGAGAGGTTCCTTTTGAAGCATAG
- a CDS encoding polysaccharide deacetylase family protein codes for MPSILLCFPQGKHKALTMSYDDGVSADKRLVNIFNQHGIKGTFHINGGLFGTGRRLTEQEAVKLYDGHEVSAHTLTHPTIARCPAEQIVHEVMEDRKRLEQLFGYAVRGMSYPNGSFSPAIKTMLPSLGIEYARVVQTTGGFGLPDDWHEWKATCHHNDRLMEHAETFAGLHKTQYLYLMYVWGHSYEFDDQGNWELMEQFCEFIGGRDDIWYATNKEIVDYIKAYERLQFSAALTFVENPNAQSIWLSVDGVKLEVAGGSRVSLIGSKEE; via the coding sequence ATGCCGTCTATACTGCTTTGTTTTCCACAGGGCAAGCATAAAGCATTGACAATGAGCTATGACGATGGCGTGAGCGCGGATAAGCGCCTCGTCAATATTTTTAACCAGCATGGCATTAAAGGCACGTTTCATATCAATGGCGGGCTGTTCGGCACGGGGCGCAGGCTGACGGAGCAGGAGGCGGTGAAGCTTTACGACGGGCACGAGGTTTCCGCTCATACGCTGACCCATCCGACGATTGCCCGGTGCCCGGCTGAGCAGATTGTGCATGAGGTGATGGAGGACCGCAAACGGCTGGAGCAATTGTTCGGGTATGCCGTTAGAGGGATGTCTTATCCGAATGGTTCGTTCAGTCCAGCGATTAAGACGATGCTGCCCTCGCTAGGCATTGAATATGCGCGGGTTGTACAGACGACAGGAGGCTTTGGCCTGCCAGACGATTGGCATGAATGGAAGGCAACCTGCCACCATAATGATCGTCTGATGGAGCATGCGGAGACGTTTGCGGGACTGCACAAAACGCAATATTTGTATCTCATGTACGTATGGGGGCACAGCTACGAGTTTGATGACCAAGGCAATTGGGAGCTGATGGAGCAGTTTTGCGAGTTCATCGGGGGCCGGGATGATATTTGGTACGCAACGAATAAGGAGATTGTCGATTATATAAAAGCGTATGAGCGGCTGCAATTTTCAGCTGCTTTAACGTTTGTGGAAAATCCGAATGCGCAAAGCATTTGGCTTAGCGTAGATGGCGTAAAGCTCGAAGTTGCAGGCGGCAGCCGCGTATCCCTTATAGGAAGCAAGGAGGAATAA
- a CDS encoding DUF1961 family protein produces MIPAHWKLLYDNPLSCAEDMNGFRAEGDAVLSFPQQRLRLASARDAAEGQQANFVLWCPHNFPADVAIAWDFRPIAEPGLAILFFAAEGRSGEDLFDCALAARNGPYEQYHHGDINALHLAYFRRRWPEERQFHTCNLRKSYGFHLVAQGADPLPGTADCAESYRMLLVKRGGSIYFSMNELPILEWKDDGVAYGPLLGAGKIGFRQMAPLVAEYTNLKVYGEE; encoded by the coding sequence ATGATTCCAGCGCACTGGAAGCTGCTCTATGACAATCCGCTGAGCTGCGCGGAGGATATGAATGGTTTCCGAGCGGAGGGGGATGCTGTCCTCTCCTTTCCGCAGCAGCGGCTGCGTCTAGCCAGCGCCCGGGATGCAGCAGAAGGCCAGCAGGCGAACTTTGTGTTGTGGTGCCCGCATAATTTCCCGGCGGATGTGGCGATTGCTTGGGATTTTCGCCCGATTGCGGAGCCGGGGCTGGCGATATTGTTTTTTGCAGCGGAGGGGCGCAGCGGGGAGGATTTGTTCGATTGTGCGCTTGCCGCGCGAAACGGCCCCTATGAGCAATATCATCACGGCGATATAAATGCGCTGCATTTGGCTTATTTTCGCAGACGCTGGCCGGAGGAACGGCAGTTCCATACTTGCAATTTGCGCAAAAGCTACGGCTTTCATCTCGTGGCGCAAGGCGCTGATCCGCTGCCGGGGACGGCAGACTGCGCAGAAAGCTATCGCATGCTGCTTGTGAAGCGGGGCGGGAGCATTTATTTTTCCATGAATGAGCTGCCTATTCTGGAATGGAAGGATGACGGCGTAGCTTATGGCCCGCTGCTCGGAGCTGGCAAAATCGGATTTCGGCAAATGGCGCCGCTCGTTGCGGAATATACCAATTTGAAAGTATATGGGGAGGAATGA
- a CDS encoding helix-turn-helix domain-containing protein has protein sequence MIKRMKARLMPGTGKAAGPKGRFYRKNLILLLVVCSIPGLITGALVYFLAGGILEDRLLEQHNEQIKQRAQSIDEQLTNLELMLSHWAFDSKFDYTLGNRDYVQQFEKARDITKTLLVMQGSNTMNKQVGLYLGGDQHVLFGPEYGVLQGDGQAEAYEGLLQSDKVAYWTQVAFDTARPSQKELTLVHYVPGGSLHPFGALLIRLDNDKVSDMLRTMTPGEGGETYLMQDNGELYASTSGNDRNSEFVSALNEAVAAESSNKGSFLFRFSESGMTYAVSYGKLSRISDNWTYVSASPITGITEPVMVVSKSIVAASLGALLLAAILAWLASRSIYSPVNRLMTVLRERSAPAGKPDCEFTWIEREWQHLHRESEELHAKLSEQLPHVKESFLHQLLQGYLADYSEGELLRRMERYKWQIEPGTHYMVLYMKLTGIANLEGKFKYGDEGLATFAAVNMMEELAATYFEQSNTINFHNLAAGLLIIVPEGRSYREELHAFSEAAMQAFNQILNMRATIAISPDTASITEIPHLFEETKHAVSFRRYDQENQIIDMEQLEEQGSAAAEPAYPFTLEREFIQALRTGREAEAYELLEQFLQALSSAEAKEMDVQQGMLHLLGAVQHAIMVSGIAPNRLFKGANRYEQLSQIREPELLLDWFRGMIAAPFLRELGERTNAQVKRQIEHAMLYLQQHYMSDISLDSCAEHIGMNPFFLSKSFKQVTGKNFIDYLTGLRMDKAKELLRESVLKINDVAERVGYQHSYFNRIFKKLEGMTPSRYRELSQAE, from the coding sequence ATGATCAAAAGAATGAAAGCCAGGCTTATGCCGGGGACGGGGAAAGCAGCGGGTCCGAAAGGAAGATTTTATCGCAAAAATCTTATTTTGCTGCTCGTCGTTTGCAGCATTCCGGGACTGATTACCGGGGCGCTCGTTTATTTTTTGGCTGGGGGCATACTGGAGGACCGCTTGCTGGAGCAGCATAATGAGCAAATTAAGCAGCGGGCGCAAAGCATTGACGAGCAGCTGACGAATTTGGAGCTGATGCTGTCGCACTGGGCATTCGATTCCAAATTTGATTATACGCTCGGCAATCGGGACTATGTGCAGCAGTTCGAGAAGGCGCGTGACATTACGAAGACGCTGCTGGTCATGCAGGGCTCCAATACGATGAACAAGCAGGTCGGGCTGTATCTTGGCGGGGATCAGCATGTGCTGTTCGGGCCGGAATATGGCGTGCTGCAAGGGGATGGACAGGCAGAAGCCTATGAAGGGCTGCTCCAATCGGATAAAGTAGCTTATTGGACACAGGTGGCCTTTGATACGGCTCGTCCGTCCCAGAAAGAGCTGACCCTTGTGCATTACGTTCCTGGAGGCAGCTTGCATCCGTTCGGAGCGCTGCTTATTAGGCTTGATAACGACAAGGTTAGCGATATGCTGCGGACGATGACGCCCGGTGAAGGCGGAGAAACGTATTTAATGCAGGATAATGGAGAGCTGTACGCATCCACAAGCGGGAATGACAGGAATTCTGAATTTGTAAGCGCTTTAAATGAAGCGGTTGCTGCTGAGAGCTCGAATAAAGGTTCGTTTTTGTTTCGGTTCAGCGAGAGCGGCATGACGTATGCAGTTTCCTACGGCAAGCTGTCACGAATTTCAGACAATTGGACTTATGTCTCTGCTTCGCCGATTACAGGCATTACAGAGCCGGTTATGGTCGTCTCGAAAAGCATTGTTGCGGCCAGCCTTGGCGCGCTGCTGCTTGCGGCCATTCTAGCGTGGCTTGCCTCGCGCAGCATATATTCCCCGGTCAATCGCCTGATGACGGTGCTGCGGGAGCGAAGCGCGCCAGCAGGCAAGCCGGATTGCGAGTTTACGTGGATCGAGCGGGAGTGGCAGCATTTGCACCGGGAAAGCGAGGAGCTGCATGCGAAGCTTTCGGAGCAGCTGCCTCATGTAAAGGAAAGCTTTCTGCATCAGCTGCTGCAAGGCTATTTGGCGGATTACTCCGAAGGGGAGCTGCTTCGCCGAATGGAGCGTTACAAATGGCAGATAGAGCCGGGCACACATTATATGGTGCTATATATGAAGCTGACCGGCATCGCTAATTTGGAGGGCAAATTCAAATACGGCGATGAGGGGCTGGCGACGTTTGCGGCGGTCAATATGATGGAGGAGCTTGCGGCCACCTATTTTGAGCAGAGCAATACGATTAACTTTCATAATTTAGCAGCGGGCTTGCTCATCATTGTGCCGGAAGGGCGCTCGTATCGCGAGGAGCTGCATGCATTCAGCGAAGCGGCGATGCAGGCGTTCAACCAAATTCTTAATATGAGGGCGACGATTGCGATCAGCCCGGATACGGCGAGCATTACAGAGATTCCGCATTTGTTTGAAGAAACGAAGCATGCGGTCAGCTTCCGCCGCTACGATCAGGAAAATCAAATCATTGATATGGAGCAGCTGGAGGAGCAGGGCAGCGCAGCAGCGGAGCCTGCCTATCCGTTTACGCTGGAGCGGGAGTTTATACAGGCGCTCCGGACGGGGCGTGAAGCGGAGGCTTACGAGCTGCTGGAGCAGTTTCTGCAAGCGTTGTCCAGCGCCGAGGCCAAGGAAATGGATGTGCAGCAGGGCATGCTGCATTTGCTGGGCGCCGTCCAGCATGCGATTATGGTGTCGGGCATCGCCCCGAACCGCTTGTTCAAGGGTGCGAACCGCTACGAGCAGCTGTCGCAAATTCGCGAGCCGGAGCTGCTGCTGGACTGGTTCCGCGGCATGATTGCCGCTCCGTTTCTCAGGGAGCTGGGCGAGCGGACAAATGCCCAAGTGAAGCGGCAGATCGAGCATGCAATGCTGTATTTGCAGCAGCATTATATGAGCGATATATCGCTCGACAGCTGCGCGGAGCATATCGGCATGAATCCTTTTTTCCTGAGCAAGTCGTTTAAACAGGTGACGGGAAAAAATTTCATCGACTATTTGACTGGGCTGCGCATGGACAAAGCGAAGGAGCTGCTGCGCGAGTCCGTGCTGAAAATTAATGACGTCGCTGAGCGCGTCGGCTATCAGCACAGCTATTTCAATCGCATCTTCAAAAAGCTGGAGGGCATGACGCCAAGCCGCTATCGCGAGCTGAGCCAGGCGGAGTAG
- a CDS encoding extracellular solute-binding protein gives MRKKEGKRKRLLPMLLVGSMAGAVMAGCSQQGGNTEGSTGGSSAAPTAAGESPAAEKALQLNIMLPIFKTNFPKDDSPVAAEIEKRTNTDIHFEWVPNASYTDKFNITLASGKLPDIMYVPDVKSPSFVNAAKSGAFWEIGPYLKDYKNLSQANPVILNNSSVDGKNYGLYRGRALGRNGVFYRKDWLDAVGLQTPQTIDDFYNMLKAFKEKDPDKNGKDDTYGMVMVKWTGQWASGFDTIKLWFGSPNKWGERDGKLVVDYETPEYLEALKFMKKLYDEKLINQDFAIMDSAKWNDPLVNNQAGVIVDVVDGAARADDKIHAALAAAGKDQPDVHYMDVFGGVKGTDGQVHTLPTSGFAGLLAFPKSSVKTEEELKQILTFMDQLSEPEMQTLLGYGIENKHHTIVDGALEPSKDAALLESEVEGLNQMLSFIPEDKSTKVKQTPLRIKQTEVQKENEQLIVTNPAEPFISDVYTQKGAQLDNIMNDARIKFIVGQIDEAGFKDAIKLWKTSGGDDLSKEMNELYAASK, from the coding sequence ATGAGAAAGAAAGAAGGAAAGAGAAAGCGTTTGCTGCCTATGCTGCTCGTTGGTTCAATGGCGGGAGCCGTAATGGCAGGCTGCTCGCAGCAGGGAGGCAACACGGAAGGCAGTACGGGAGGTTCGTCTGCCGCACCGACTGCAGCAGGTGAGAGCCCGGCAGCCGAGAAGGCGCTGCAGCTCAATATTATGCTGCCGATTTTTAAAACGAATTTCCCGAAGGATGACAGTCCGGTAGCAGCGGAAATCGAGAAACGGACAAATACCGACATTCATTTTGAGTGGGTGCCGAACGCCTCTTATACGGATAAATTTAATATTACGCTCGCCTCGGGCAAGCTGCCGGATATTATGTATGTGCCGGATGTGAAGTCACCGAGCTTCGTTAATGCTGCGAAGTCCGGCGCGTTTTGGGAAATCGGGCCTTATTTGAAGGATTACAAAAATTTGAGCCAGGCGAACCCGGTCATTTTAAACAACTCCTCGGTTGATGGCAAAAATTACGGTCTGTACCGCGGACGCGCCCTTGGTCGCAATGGCGTATTTTACCGCAAGGACTGGCTCGATGCCGTCGGCCTTCAAACACCGCAAACGATTGATGATTTCTACAATATGCTGAAGGCGTTCAAGGAGAAGGACCCGGACAAAAATGGCAAGGACGATACGTACGGCATGGTCATGGTCAAGTGGACCGGGCAGTGGGCAAGCGGCTTCGATACGATCAAGCTTTGGTTTGGGTCACCGAACAAATGGGGCGAGCGGGACGGCAAGCTCGTTGTCGATTATGAAACGCCCGAGTATTTGGAAGCGCTTAAATTCATGAAAAAGCTGTACGATGAAAAGCTGATTAATCAGGATTTTGCCATTATGGATTCGGCGAAATGGAATGATCCGCTTGTTAATAATCAGGCAGGCGTCATTGTGGACGTCGTAGACGGCGCGGCGCGGGCCGATGATAAAATTCATGCTGCGCTTGCGGCAGCGGGCAAGGACCAGCCGGATGTGCATTATATGGATGTATTTGGCGGGGTGAAAGGAACGGATGGACAGGTTCATACGCTGCCAACGTCCGGCTTTGCCGGCTTGCTGGCCTTCCCTAAATCGTCCGTTAAAACCGAGGAGGAGCTGAAGCAAATCCTCACGTTTATGGATCAACTGAGCGAACCGGAAATGCAGACGCTGCTAGGGTATGGCATTGAAAACAAGCATCATACGATCGTGGATGGCGCGCTTGAGCCGAGCAAGGATGCAGCGCTGCTGGAATCCGAGGTCGAGGGGCTCAATCAGATGCTCAGCTTTATTCCAGAGGACAAGTCGACGAAAGTGAAGCAGACGCCGCTGCGCATTAAGCAGACTGAGGTGCAGAAGGAAAATGAACAGCTTATCGTGACGAATCCGGCAGAGCCTTTCATCTCGGACGTTTATACGCAAAAAGGCGCACAGCTGGACAATATTATGAATGATGCCCGGATTAAATTTATCGTCGGTCAAATCGACGAGGCTGGTTTTAAAGACGCGATCAAGCTGTGGAAAACGAGTGGCGGCGATGATCTGAGCAAGGAAATGAACGAGCTGTATGCAGCAAGTAAATAA